A window of Sphingobacterium sp. SRCM116780 contains these coding sequences:
- a CDS encoding SGNH/GDSL hydrolase family protein: protein MKTNRRSFITKSIIGAGLLTNANLFSSQAETITSTKKSKKISINNNDIILFQGDSITDNGRDRNNNNANDSGALGTGYAHLAAAMLLEEYADKNIKIYNRGISGNRVPDLQNRWQQDTIDLKPTILSILIGVNDFWRTKDSGAINTPEQFKKQYQVLLQKTLDQLPQVKLIIGEPFGVKNVKHVTDSWFPDFPGYQQVCIEIAKEFNAAIIPYQSIFDDAQKRASGSYWTTDGIHTSLAGASLMSESWLDVIK from the coding sequence ATGAAAACAAATCGCAGATCATTTATTACAAAAAGTATTATTGGCGCTGGTTTATTGACCAACGCCAATTTATTTTCGTCTCAAGCTGAAACGATTACAAGTACAAAAAAATCGAAAAAGATAAGCATCAATAACAATGATATTATTTTATTTCAAGGTGACTCCATCACCGACAACGGTCGGGATCGAAATAATAACAATGCGAATGACAGTGGTGCGCTAGGGACTGGATATGCCCATCTCGCTGCAGCTATGTTACTTGAAGAATATGCTGACAAAAATATCAAGATTTACAATCGTGGAATTAGTGGAAATCGTGTACCAGATCTACAAAATAGATGGCAACAAGACACTATTGATCTCAAACCTACTATTTTAAGTATCCTTATTGGTGTCAATGATTTTTGGAGAACAAAAGATAGTGGCGCAATAAACACACCTGAACAGTTCAAAAAACAGTATCAAGTGTTACTACAAAAAACATTAGACCAACTTCCACAAGTGAAATTGATTATTGGGGAACCATTTGGTGTTAAAAATGTGAAACACGTTACAGATAGTTGGTTCCCAGATTTTCCAGGCTATCAACAAGTATGTATTGAAATCGCAAAAGAGTTCAATGCTGCAATTATTCCTTATCAATCCATTTTTGACGATGCTCAAAAGCGTGCTTCAGGTTCCTATTGGACAACAGATGGTATACACACCTCTTTGGCAGGAGCGAGTCTTATGTCCGAATCTTGGCTAGATGTTATAAAATAA
- a CDS encoding class I SAM-dependent rRNA methyltransferase, whose amino-acid sequence MKKIILNKGKDKAAWQLHPWVFSGAINRVEGSPDNGDVVSVYNAGNEFIAYGLYHDSSRVAVRLLEWHPDQQVDDQWWRTRIQKAIKARQHLFIEGNNDTARLIFAEADFIPGLIVDKYADYISIQVHAAGIEKIKDIVIDELNKLLSPKGIYERSDLKSREHEGLPDTNGLLSGELPPEFVEIIENGIRYQVNIIDGQKSGFYCDQRENRALTAHYVKDKKVLDCFCYSGGFTLNAFQEGAASVTSVDSSALAIETLRSNIVLNGYDQDNHIAIQSDVNKQLKEFVTTNEKFDVIILDPPKYAPSRSALERASRAYKDLNRRGLLLLESGGLLATFSCSAAMDIDTFKQVLAWAALDAGKEIQFIKQFHQPEDHPVRASFPEGEYLKGLLVRVI is encoded by the coding sequence ATGAAAAAAATTATTCTGAATAAAGGAAAAGATAAGGCAGCATGGCAACTTCATCCATGGGTCTTTTCGGGGGCAATAAATAGGGTAGAAGGATCACCAGATAACGGGGATGTTGTCAGTGTTTATAATGCAGGGAACGAATTTATTGCCTATGGACTTTATCACGACTCATCTCGTGTTGCTGTTCGATTGCTAGAATGGCATCCTGATCAACAGGTTGATGATCAATGGTGGAGAACACGCATTCAAAAAGCTATAAAAGCACGTCAACATTTGTTTATTGAAGGAAATAACGATACAGCTCGCTTGATTTTTGCCGAAGCGGATTTTATACCAGGATTAATCGTTGATAAATATGCGGATTATATATCTATTCAGGTACATGCTGCAGGTATAGAGAAAATAAAAGATATTGTTATCGATGAACTTAACAAACTTTTGAGTCCCAAAGGTATTTATGAACGTTCTGACCTTAAATCTCGCGAACATGAAGGCTTACCGGATACAAATGGATTGCTTTCCGGCGAATTACCTCCAGAGTTTGTAGAAATTATCGAAAATGGAATTCGCTATCAAGTGAACATTATAGATGGTCAAAAATCAGGCTTCTATTGTGATCAACGTGAAAACAGAGCTCTGACGGCACACTATGTAAAAGACAAGAAGGTCTTGGATTGCTTTTGCTATTCAGGAGGTTTTACATTGAATGCTTTTCAAGAGGGAGCGGCTAGTGTGACTTCCGTAGATAGTTCTGCTTTGGCAATTGAAACTTTGAGAAGCAATATAGTGCTGAATGGTTATGATCAGGATAACCATATTGCCATTCAATCGGATGTCAATAAGCAATTGAAAGAATTTGTAACTACAAATGAAAAGTTCGATGTCATTATTTTAGATCCACCTAAATATGCACCATCAAGATCTGCTTTAGAAAGAGCGTCTCGTGCCTATAAAGATTTAAATAGAAGAGGTTTGCTGCTGTTGGAATCTGGTGGATTACTGGCCACATTCTCTTGTTCCGCTGCTATGGATATTGATACCTTTAAACAAGTGTTGGCATGGGCAGCATTGGATGCTGGTAAAGAGATCCAATTTATTAAACAGTTTCATCAACCCGAAGACCACCCCGTAAGAGCATCCTTTCCAGAGGGGGAATATTTAAAAGGATTATTAGTAAGAGTTATTTAA
- a CDS encoding MFS transporter, with protein sequence MEEQKNKIRPEFSVLLAVSFAHLLNDFMQGVIPSVYPLLKEEHHLSFSQIGLITFVYQLAASIFQPVVGSYTDRKPIPYSQIIGMSFSITGMALFAYAPSYSIILCSVFLVGIGSSIFHPESSRVAYMASGGKRSMAQSIFQIGGNGGTALAPIIVAYLVLPRGQSAIAWFCLVGITGQIVSSYIGNWYSQKLKNRSKNGKTTVKIPDLSETRVMMTIFILMLLIISKYFYIASITNYFQFYTMKKFGISEIQAQVYLFYFLIAVAAGTLLGGIFGDRFGRKYVIWFSVLGVAPFTLALPYASYTMTGVLVVVIGLILSSAFPAIIVYAQELLPKKLGMVSGLFYGFAFGMGGLGSALLGWQADHTSIEFIYHVCSYLPLIGVVAYFLPNLQNTLYKEVQ encoded by the coding sequence ATGGAAGAACAAAAAAATAAAATAAGACCCGAATTTTCTGTTTTACTTGCCGTTAGTTTTGCACATTTATTGAATGATTTTATGCAAGGAGTGATACCTTCCGTATACCCTTTGTTAAAAGAAGAACATCATTTAAGCTTTTCTCAAATTGGACTTATAACTTTCGTCTATCAATTAGCAGCATCTATTTTTCAACCTGTGGTTGGTTCGTACACAGATCGAAAACCGATACCTTATTCTCAAATCATTGGAATGAGTTTTTCAATAACTGGGATGGCATTATTTGCATATGCTCCTAGTTATTCAATTATCTTATGTTCGGTTTTTCTAGTTGGTATTGGATCATCCATATTCCACCCAGAATCCTCTCGAGTTGCTTATATGGCTTCAGGAGGTAAACGAAGCATGGCGCAATCAATCTTCCAAATAGGGGGGAATGGAGGGACAGCATTAGCTCCGATTATTGTTGCCTATTTGGTGTTACCGAGAGGCCAATCTGCCATTGCTTGGTTTTGTCTAGTTGGAATTACAGGACAAATTGTTTCTAGTTATATCGGAAATTGGTACAGTCAGAAACTTAAAAATAGAAGTAAGAATGGAAAAACAACTGTTAAAATTCCTGACTTGTCAGAAACACGTGTTATGATGACAATCTTTATATTGATGTTATTGATTATCTCCAAATACTTTTATATCGCGAGTATTACGAATTACTTTCAATTTTATACCATGAAAAAATTTGGTATTTCAGAAATTCAAGCACAGGTTTATCTTTTTTACTTTTTGATAGCTGTTGCCGCAGGGACATTGTTAGGCGGAATTTTTGGAGATCGTTTTGGAAGAAAATATGTGATTTGGTTTTCAGTATTAGGAGTCGCTCCCTTCACTTTAGCATTGCCTTATGCAAGTTATACGATGACTGGAGTTTTGGTTGTCGTTATAGGTTTGATTCTATCATCCGCATTCCCGGCTATTATTGTCTATGCACAAGAATTATTACCTAAAAAACTGGGAATGGTTTCTGGATTATTTTATGGATTTGCCTTTGGTATGGGCGGGCTTGGTTCAGCTTTATTAGGCTGGCAAGCAGATCATACATCCATTGAGTTTATTTATCATGTCTGTTCCTATTTACCATTAATTGGCGTAGTAGCCTATTTCTTACCCAATTTACAGAACACGCTTTACAAAGAAGTACAATAA